The proteins below are encoded in one region of Phycisphaerae bacterium:
- a CDS encoding cytochrome-c peroxidase, with protein sequence MDYQAREYDKLIPPTDAAQVPCRIDPHIWDAFVPADNKMTVERVALGKKLFFDKRLSKDGTVSCATCHDVTRAFTDQRPTSEGIGDKLGRRNAPTTMNAVLLQTMFLDGRSPTLDHQATLPIINPIEMGFPDGESAARAIAGDVEYQQMFKKAYGREVNYEDIGRAIGAFERTMVFLDSPFRRYLEGDPKAISADAKEGWRLFNEKARCVSCHHMSLSNPLGTDNRFHNIGVSARHQDFEGLARRGLKALQEDPSERRLEELALNTDMSELGRFMITKNRSDIGAFRTSMLLNVGITPPYMHDGTVTTLWDVMDHYNKGGEANLFLDGGMEPLALTEKEIDQVVAFLFTLTDLRFAEENQRQMGLQRAQALKSRPLRDDQTANRKKLAFEDRISK encoded by the coding sequence ATGGACTACCAGGCGCGCGAGTACGACAAGCTGATTCCCCCGACCGACGCCGCTCAGGTTCCGTGCCGCATCGACCCGCATATCTGGGACGCTTTCGTGCCCGCCGACAACAAGATGACGGTGGAACGTGTCGCTCTCGGCAAGAAGCTCTTCTTTGACAAGCGCCTTTCAAAGGACGGCACGGTTTCCTGCGCGACCTGTCACGACGTGACTCGGGCGTTCACCGACCAACGGCCCACCTCCGAAGGAATCGGCGATAAACTTGGCCGCCGGAACGCGCCCACAACGATGAACGCCGTTCTCCTCCAGACGATGTTCCTCGACGGCCGCTCCCCCACCCTCGATCATCAGGCTACCCTGCCGATCATCAATCCCATCGAAATGGGCTTCCCCGATGGGGAGTCGGCCGCCAGGGCGATCGCCGGAGACGTCGAATACCAGCAGATGTTCAAGAAGGCCTATGGTCGCGAGGTCAATTACGAGGACATCGGCCGGGCGATCGGGGCTTTCGAACGAACCATGGTCTTCCTCGACTCGCCGTTCCGGCGGTATCTCGAGGGTGACCCCAAGGCCATCTCCGCCGATGCCAAGGAAGGCTGGCGGCTGTTCAACGAGAAGGCCCGCTGTGTCAGCTGCCACCACATGAGCCTCTCCAATCCGCTGGGCACCGACAACCGGTTCCACAACATCGGCGTGTCCGCCCGCCACCAGGACTTCGAGGGACTCGCCCGCAGAGGCCTGAAAGCCCTGCAGGAGGATCCGTCCGAGAGACGGCTCGAGGAGCTCGCCCTGAACACGGATATGAGTGAGCTCGGACGGTTCATGATAACCAAGAACCGCTCGGACATCGGAGCGTTCCGCACCAGCATGCTGTTGAACGTCGGGATCACTCCGCCGTACATGCATGACGGCACCGTCACGACTCTGTGGGACGTGATGGATCACTACAACAAGGGCGGCGAGGCCAACCTGTTCCTCGACGGTGGCATGGAGCCGCTGGCTCTCACCGAGAAGGAAATCGACCAGGTCGTGGCCTTCCTGTTCACTCTGACCGATCTGCGTTTCGCG
- a CDS encoding transcriptional repressor produces the protein MTAEARRKRIEQFERACRERGLPVTTQRRVVLEEMLVRKDHPTADQIYDSLKSRLHGLSRTTVYRILDTLVQFGIITKICHHGSAARFDPEVRQHHHLVCMHCEAIIDVETGPRDRIAWPSVRGLGFQIQDYLIHFRGICDRCRQTCAAEVQLPPPAARHPTEKPAWPVLERTRRKKENQTMRSRRKPISKGGSHD, from the coding sequence ATGACCGCGGAAGCCAGACGCAAGCGGATTGAGCAGTTCGAGCGCGCCTGTCGCGAGCGGGGTCTGCCCGTGACCACTCAACGACGCGTGGTGCTTGAGGAGATGCTCGTCCGCAAGGACCACCCCACCGCCGATCAGATCTACGATTCGCTCAAGAGTCGGCTCCACGGCCTGTCGCGAACCACGGTCTACCGTATTCTGGACACCCTGGTCCAGTTCGGCATTATCACCAAGATCTGCCATCACGGCTCGGCCGCCCGATTCGATCCGGAGGTGCGTCAGCATCATCATCTGGTGTGCATGCACTGCGAGGCGATCATCGATGTTGAGACTGGTCCTCGGGACAGGATCGCCTGGCCCAGCGTTCGGGGTCTTGGCTTCCAGATCCAGGACTATCTCATCCACTTTCGGGGGATCTGCGACCGGTGCCGCCAGACGTGCGCCGCCGAGGTGCAGCTGCCACCCCCAGCCGCGCGACACCCTACCGAGAAACCGGCGTGGCCGGTGTTGGAACGTACCAGGCGGAAGAAGGAGAACCAAACCATGAGATCGCGGCGCAAACCGATCAGCAAAGGAGGTTCCCATGATTGA
- a CDS encoding YkgJ family cysteine cluster protein translates to MASERWYQGGLRFECTACGNCCTGAPGYVWLTREEIRRIAEFLGRNDEWLPKETLRRVGLKYSLTEKTNGDCVYLVNAGNGRRTCSIYPVRPLQCRTWPFWSVNLKSPAAWADASEKCPGMNSGKEHDYAAIEEIRLRQSWE, encoded by the coding sequence TTGGCCAGCGAGAGATGGTATCAGGGGGGGCTGCGGTTCGAGTGTACCGCCTGCGGCAACTGTTGTACCGGCGCTCCCGGCTACGTCTGGCTAACGCGTGAGGAAATCCGCCGGATCGCCGAGTTTCTCGGTCGCAACGATGAGTGGCTTCCCAAGGAGACCCTCCGGCGAGTGGGCCTGAAGTACTCCCTGACTGAGAAGACCAACGGCGACTGCGTTTACCTGGTGAACGCAGGCAACGGCCGACGAACCTGCTCGATCTATCCGGTCCGCCCGCTTCAGTGCCGTACCTGGCCCTTCTGGTCGGTCAATCTGAAGAGTCCGGCGGCCTGGGCCGACGCTTCCGAAAAGTGCCCGGGCATGAACAGCGGCAAAGAGCACGACTATGCGGCCATCGAGGAGATCCGGCTGAGACAGTCGTGGGAATAG
- a CDS encoding DedA family protein, whose amino-acid sequence MTGATMSWEQWGYLGLFLILLATGLGLPLPEDVPLLTGGYLCYAQGANVWLTILVAMVGVLGSDLLLFTIGRRFGHHVVEYRFVRQLVNPPRLVMAERLFAQHGVKIIFAARFMPPIRGMTFMAAGVLKVPYATFLLADGSAALLSVPTLVLLGKFLGRFFGDNLEALVGEVQSVTHTIVVACAAIIVLAAGLYLHRRQKRLVVRAGLEGQVDAQTLAELPPGGEVIARPPPEPVKTIQ is encoded by the coding sequence GTGACGGGAGCAACGATGTCCTGGGAGCAGTGGGGATATCTGGGGCTTTTTCTGATTCTCCTGGCAACCGGACTCGGACTACCCCTTCCCGAGGACGTACCCTTGCTCACCGGCGGCTACCTGTGTTATGCCCAAGGCGCCAATGTCTGGCTCACCATCCTGGTGGCCATGGTGGGGGTTCTGGGCAGTGACCTTCTGCTCTTCACCATCGGCCGGCGGTTCGGGCACCACGTGGTGGAGTACCGCTTTGTCCGGCAGCTGGTGAATCCTCCGCGGCTGGTCATGGCCGAGCGTCTGTTCGCCCAGCACGGGGTCAAGATCATCTTTGCGGCCCGGTTCATGCCGCCGATCCGAGGGATGACCTTCATGGCCGCGGGTGTCCTGAAGGTGCCGTACGCGACGTTTCTGCTCGCCGATGGCAGTGCTGCGCTGCTGAGCGTTCCCACGCTGGTTCTGCTGGGCAAGTTCCTGGGCCGGTTTTTCGGTGACAATCTTGAAGCATTGGTGGGCGAAGTGCAGAGTGTCACGCACACGATTGTCGTGGCCTGTGCCGCGATCATCGTTCTGGCCGCCGGGCTGTACCTACACCGCCGGCAGAAACGACTGGTGGTCCGAGCCGGGCTGGAAGGCCAGGTGGATGCCCAGACGTTGGCCGAACTGCCTCCGGGGGGTGAAGTGATTGCCCGCCCGCCCCCCGAGCCGGTCAAGACCATACAATAG
- a CDS encoding tRNA-dihydrouridine synthase, translating to MFRIGSLDIGFPVVQAALSGYSDLPMRRVARLQGAVYALNEVVLDQLVLTKGKKQRALTRVAADDHPVGGQLMGAEPASLARAADALVTAGYDCVDLNFGCPVRKVLGRCRGGFLLSQPATARAIVRAVHAAVAGRCPLTVKMRRGMDDSPESERYFFEILEGAFEIGVDAVTVHPRTVRQRYVGRSDWRFLARVKRHVGDRIVLGSGDLFAAEDCLRMIEQTRVDGVAVARGCIGNPWIFAEIRALLAGRSLPVPPTVAEQGITIRQHYAWAVETYGPLVAGKIMRKFGIKYSELHPMDRQVRDAFIAVAKPDDWQAVLDRWYDPAKGWPPVVRRVGPGHLIAAGAEDRGGPGAADVPPEARRES from the coding sequence ATGTTCCGGATCGGTTCGCTGGATATTGGATTCCCCGTGGTCCAGGCGGCCCTGAGCGGTTACAGCGACCTGCCCATGCGCCGCGTTGCCCGCCTGCAGGGCGCAGTCTATGCCCTCAATGAAGTAGTGCTCGACCAGCTCGTGCTCACCAAAGGCAAGAAGCAGCGGGCGCTGACGCGGGTTGCGGCGGACGATCATCCGGTCGGGGGACAGCTCATGGGAGCCGAGCCGGCGAGTCTCGCCCGGGCGGCCGACGCCCTGGTGACCGCCGGTTACGACTGCGTCGACCTCAATTTTGGCTGTCCGGTGCGCAAGGTGCTGGGCCGGTGCCGGGGAGGCTTCCTGCTCAGCCAGCCCGCGACGGCCCGGGCTATCGTGCGCGCGGTTCATGCCGCGGTTGCCGGCCGCTGCCCGCTGACCGTGAAAATGCGTCGGGGGATGGACGACTCGCCGGAAAGTGAGCGTTACTTCTTTGAGATTCTGGAAGGGGCTTTTGAGATTGGGGTGGATGCCGTGACCGTGCATCCGCGGACGGTCAGGCAGCGGTATGTCGGGCGCAGCGACTGGCGGTTCCTGGCCCGGGTGAAGCGGCATGTGGGTGACAGAATCGTCCTGGGAAGCGGCGACCTTTTTGCCGCCGAGGACTGTCTGCGAATGATCGAGCAGACCCGTGTGGATGGAGTCGCCGTCGCCCGGGGATGCATCGGCAATCCCTGGATCTTCGCCGAGATCCGGGCTCTGCTCGCGGGCCGGTCCCTTCCCGTGCCACCGACGGTCGCAGAGCAGGGCATCACCATCCGGCAACACTACGCCTGGGCAGTGGAGACCTATGGCCCGCTTGTCGCGGGCAAGATCATGCGCAAGTTCGGCATCAAGTACAGTGAGTTGCACCCCATGGACCGCCAGGTACGCGATGCCTTCATCGCCGTGGCCAAGCCGGACGACTGGCAGGCGGTGCTGGATCGATGGTACGATCCGGCGAAAGGCTGGCCACCGGTCGTTCGTCGAGTCGGGCCTGGCCACCTGATCGCGGCCGGCGCGGAGGATCGCGGTGGTCCCGGCGCTGCCGACGTACCGCCGGAGGCGAGAAGGGAGAGTTGA
- a CDS encoding nuclear transport factor 2 family protein, which translates to MLDFLTRMLFEDPILLFLVAVVIVAIALAIHRRYATRRTRIGLWVVVATCLAQIVVQRLVITDREAIKDLVHTLAVAVDDGDMATLAEHFDDGVVIKEGYFGSLAGKEAVIARAHVVLQQNTVKRVRVGGYRIEVLGDLAKVVCQVMADIRMGGGTSSQRVPSRWDLEVVRTPSGWKLRRAAGEFGLGHFGA; encoded by the coding sequence ATGCTCGACTTCCTGACTCGCATGCTGTTCGAGGACCCGATTCTCCTCTTCCTGGTTGCGGTCGTGATCGTCGCGATCGCGCTGGCGATTCACCGCCGCTACGCAACCCGACGGACGCGAATCGGATTGTGGGTGGTCGTGGCCACCTGCCTGGCTCAGATCGTGGTCCAGCGCCTGGTGATCACCGACCGCGAGGCGATCAAGGACCTGGTTCACACGCTGGCCGTGGCGGTCGATGACGGCGACATGGCCACGCTGGCCGAGCACTTCGATGATGGCGTGGTGATCAAGGAAGGCTACTTCGGCAGCCTGGCCGGTAAGGAAGCGGTGATCGCCCGGGCCCACGTTGTTCTCCAGCAGAACACCGTCAAGCGGGTCCGCGTAGGCGGGTACCGGATCGAGGTTCTCGGCGACCTCGCCAAGGTGGTCTGCCAGGTCATGGCTGACATCCGCATGGGCGGCGGGACCAGCTCTCAGCGAGTACCCAGCCGATGGGATCTCGAAGTCGTGCGCACCCCGAGTGGCTGGAAGCTGCGCCGAGCGGCGGGCGAGTTCGGCCTTGGCCATTTCGGGGCGTGA
- a CDS encoding OFA family MFS transporter: protein MSKPVDPVETQPKDPATTLPYGVPRGLVQVPNRGRIVTFAGLGINLALGVLYSWSVLSKEIPSAWGWTETGKSWPYACACLVFCLVMVPAGRMQDRIGPRIVATLGGVLVGIGMILASFTTTLTGYLIGFGLLAGAGIGCGYASATPPAVKWFPAKKTGLIAGLVVAGFGLASVYIAPLATHLAQEYGLQTTMLLFGLGFLVVVVGLAQLLAAPPKGYIPPGTPPAKPGSAAARKEDFTPGEMLATWQFYVLWFMYACGAGAGLMIISKLAKIAQDQAGLKLGFVLVAVLAIGNGGGRIGAGLLSDRIGRKATMFICFVVQAVAIMALSRARADSFLAQPVVLALLSAVIGANYGANLALFPSVTKDYYGLKDFGVNYGLVFTAWGLGGFMLSLLAGRVYDQTHAFTFAYYCSAGLLLAAALVTFVVQAPQAKTQAPAA from the coding sequence ATGAGCAAGCCAGTCGACCCCGTCGAGACTCAACCGAAAGACCCCGCCACGACGCTTCCCTATGGAGTGCCCCGAGGTCTTGTGCAGGTTCCCAACCGCGGACGGATCGTCACCTTTGCCGGCTTGGGCATCAATCTGGCCCTCGGCGTGCTTTACAGCTGGAGCGTGTTGAGCAAGGAGATCCCGTCGGCCTGGGGCTGGACGGAGACCGGCAAGTCGTGGCCCTACGCCTGTGCCTGCCTGGTGTTCTGCCTGGTCATGGTCCCGGCCGGCCGCATGCAGGACCGGATTGGCCCCCGGATTGTGGCAACCCTCGGCGGCGTGCTGGTCGGCATCGGGATGATCCTCGCCAGTTTCACCACCACGCTGACCGGTTATCTGATCGGCTTCGGCCTCCTGGCGGGAGCTGGCATCGGCTGCGGTTATGCCTCGGCCACTCCCCCGGCAGTGAAGTGGTTTCCGGCCAAGAAGACCGGGCTGATCGCCGGCCTGGTGGTCGCCGGTTTCGGTTTGGCCAGCGTGTACATTGCCCCCTTGGCCACGCATCTTGCCCAGGAGTACGGGCTGCAGACGACCATGCTGTTGTTTGGACTCGGCTTTCTCGTCGTGGTGGTCGGGCTGGCTCAACTGCTGGCGGCGCCACCCAAGGGCTACATTCCCCCCGGCACACCGCCCGCCAAGCCCGGCTCCGCCGCGGCTAGGAAGGAGGATTTCACGCCCGGCGAGATGCTCGCAACCTGGCAGTTCTACGTGCTCTGGTTCATGTACGCCTGCGGGGCGGGCGCCGGCCTGATGATCATCTCCAAGCTCGCCAAGATCGCTCAGGACCAAGCCGGCCTCAAACTGGGCTTCGTGCTCGTCGCGGTGCTGGCTATCGGTAACGGCGGCGGCCGCATCGGCGCGGGGCTCCTCTCCGACCGCATTGGTCGCAAGGCAACCATGTTCATCTGCTTCGTTGTTCAGGCGGTGGCGATCATGGCTCTCTCCAGAGCGAGGGCCGACAGTTTCCTTGCTCAGCCGGTCGTCCTTGCCCTGCTCTCGGCCGTCATCGGGGCCAATTACGGTGCCAACCTGGCCCTGTTCCCGTCGGTCACCAAGGACTACTACGGTCTGAAGGACTTCGGTGTGAACTACGGGCTGGTATTCACCGCGTGGGGACTCGGCGGCTTCATGCTCTCGCTGCTGGCGGGCAGGGTCTACGACCAGACCCACGCCTTCACCTTCGCCTACTACTGCTCGGCCGGACTCCTGCTGGCCGCGGCCCTGGTGACCTTCGTTGTTCAAGCGCCGCAGGCCAAGACGCAGGCTCCTGCGGCTTGA
- the acs gene encoding acetate--CoA ligase yields MSKAESSGVSASQVFQPPAGFAAKAHVKSMDQYRQMYQRSITDPEGFWGDIASTFYWKQKWTKVREYDFKGDISIKWFTGGKTNITYNCLDRHLATRGDQVAIIWEGNEPSEDAKLTYKQLHEQVCKFANVLKSKGVKKDDRVSIYMPMVKELAIAMLACARIGAIHSIVFGGFSAESLADRIADSGCKALVTTDGVYRGSKAVTLKANADEAMKLAEKQGVAVNTCIVYERVGQDKLPINMQAGRDHWWHHLMKNASADCEPEWMDAEDPLFILYTSGSTGKPKGVLHTIGGYMVFTATTHKYIFDYHDGDVYWCTADIGWVTGHSYIVYGPLANGATTLMFEGVPTYPDAGRFWAVCDKYKVNQFYTAPTAIRALMREGESCVNKHSLASLRLLGSVGEPINPEAWLWYYKHIGKERCPIVDTWWQTETGGILITPLAGAIPLKPGSATLPFFGVKPVMLTPEGRRIEGPGSGVLCIEEPWPGMMRTVYGQHRRFKETYFSTYPGLYFTGDGCKRDEDGYYWITGRVDDVINVSGHRIGTAEVESALVSHPTVAEAAVVGFPHQIKGQGIYAYVTLKVGQEYTDEHKKSLLQHVRKVIGPIATPDVIHWAPGLPKTRSGKIMRRILRKIAEGEPDKIGDTTTLADPTVVKNLVESYKAVS; encoded by the coding sequence ATGAGCAAAGCGGAGTCCAGCGGCGTGAGCGCTTCCCAGGTTTTCCAACCGCCGGCCGGTTTCGCCGCCAAGGCCCACGTCAAGTCGATGGATCAGTACCGGCAGATGTACCAGCGGTCCATCACCGATCCGGAAGGTTTCTGGGGTGACATCGCCAGCACGTTCTACTGGAAGCAGAAATGGACCAAGGTTCGGGAGTATGACTTCAAGGGGGACATCTCGATCAAGTGGTTCACCGGAGGTAAGACCAACATTACCTACAACTGCCTGGATCGCCACCTGGCGACCCGCGGCGACCAGGTTGCGATCATCTGGGAAGGCAACGAGCCATCCGAGGACGCGAAGCTGACCTACAAGCAACTCCACGAGCAGGTCTGCAAGTTCGCCAACGTGCTCAAGAGCAAGGGCGTCAAGAAGGATGACCGCGTCTCCATCTACATGCCCATGGTCAAGGAGCTGGCCATCGCCATGCTGGCCTGCGCCCGCATCGGGGCGATCCACTCGATCGTGTTCGGCGGGTTCAGCGCCGAGTCGCTGGCCGACCGCATCGCCGACTCTGGCTGCAAGGCCTTGGTGACGACCGACGGCGTGTACCGCGGCTCCAAGGCGGTGACGCTCAAGGCCAACGCCGACGAAGCCATGAAGCTGGCGGAGAAGCAGGGCGTGGCGGTTAATACCTGCATCGTCTACGAGCGCGTCGGGCAGGACAAGCTGCCGATCAACATGCAGGCCGGCCGCGACCACTGGTGGCATCACCTGATGAAAAACGCCTCCGCCGACTGTGAGCCGGAGTGGATGGATGCGGAGGACCCGCTGTTCATCCTCTACACTTCCGGGTCGACCGGCAAGCCCAAGGGCGTGCTCCATACCATCGGCGGCTACATGGTCTTCACGGCCACGACCCACAAGTACATCTTCGATTACCACGACGGCGACGTATACTGGTGCACGGCCGACATCGGCTGGGTCACGGGCCACTCCTATATTGTGTACGGTCCGCTGGCCAACGGGGCGACCACGCTGATGTTCGAAGGCGTGCCCACCTACCCCGACGCCGGGCGATTCTGGGCGGTCTGCGACAAGTACAAGGTCAACCAGTTCTACACCGCCCCGACCGCCATCCGGGCCCTGATGCGCGAGGGCGAGTCCTGTGTCAACAAGCACAGCCTGGCTAGTCTTCGCTTGCTCGGCTCGGTCGGCGAACCGATCAACCCCGAGGCCTGGCTGTGGTACTACAAGCACATCGGCAAGGAACGCTGCCCGATCGTGGATACCTGGTGGCAGACCGAAACCGGCGGCATCCTAATCACGCCGCTGGCCGGCGCCATTCCGCTCAAGCCCGGCTCGGCCACCTTGCCGTTCTTTGGGGTCAAGCCCGTGATGCTCACCCCGGAAGGCAGACGCATCGAAGGCCCCGGCTCCGGCGTGCTCTGCATAGAGGAGCCGTGGCCGGGCATGATGCGCACCGTTTACGGGCAGCATCGCCGGTTCAAAGAGACCTACTTCAGCACCTATCCGGGCCTCTACTTCACTGGCGACGGCTGCAAGCGCGATGAGGATGGCTACTACTGGATCACCGGCCGGGTGGATGACGTGATCAACGTCTCCGGTCACCGCATCGGAACGGCCGAGGTCGAAAGCGCCCTCGTGTCCCATCCCACCGTGGCCGAGGCCGCCGTCGTCGGCTTCCCACATCAGATCAAGGGGCAGGGCATCTACGCCTATGTCACCCTCAAGGTCGGGCAGGAGTACACCGACGAGCACAAGAAGTCGCTGCTCCAGCACGTCCGCAAGGTGATCGGCCCGATCGCGACCCCCGACGTGATCCACTGGGCTCCCGGCCTGCCCAAGACAAGGTCGGGCAAGATCATGCGGCGAATCCTGCGCAAGATCGCCGAAGGAGAGCCGGACAAGATCGGCGACACCACCACCCTGGCCGATCCGACCGTGGTCAAGAATCTGGTCGAGAGCTACAAAGCCGTCAGCTGA
- the gndA gene encoding NADP-dependent phosphogluconate dehydrogenase, protein MGNQQVGLIGLDVMGSNLALNIESRGYSMALYNRTTEKTERFMAERGAGKRFVAAKTLQEFVGALESPRKILLMVKAGKAVDDVMDQLAGLLDRGDLIIDGGNSHFPDTIRRNRDLAAKGLLFIGTGVSGGEEGALKGPSIMPGGQPEAYALIEPVLTAIAAKATQDGKPCCTYVGPDGAGHYVKMVHNGIEYGDMQLICEAYYILKTALGLEANALHEIFRKWNEGDLSSYLIEITADIFKKKDDRKETGKPLVEQILDKAGQKGTGKWTSESALTLGVPAPTIAEAVFARCISAIKEERVAAKKVLKGPSARYSGDKEAFIQAIHDALYASKICSYAQGFQLMRAASHEYQWSLKYGEIAMIWRGGCIIRAHFLNRIKEAYDRNPDLANLLLDPYFKDIIERSQKSWRKVVATAAERGIPVPAFASALAYFDSYRRDRLPANLLQAQRDYFGAHTYERVDMPGVFHSQWV, encoded by the coding sequence ATGGGCAATCAGCAGGTGGGTTTGATCGGATTGGACGTCATGGGCAGCAACCTGGCCCTGAATATCGAGAGCCGGGGCTACTCGATGGCCTTGTACAACCGGACCACGGAGAAAACCGAGCGGTTCATGGCCGAAAGGGGGGCGGGCAAGCGGTTCGTGGCCGCCAAGACGTTGCAGGAGTTCGTCGGTGCCCTGGAGTCCCCGCGTAAGATCCTGCTCATGGTCAAGGCCGGCAAGGCGGTCGACGACGTGATGGATCAGCTCGCCGGCCTGCTCGACCGGGGCGACCTGATTATCGACGGCGGCAACAGTCACTTCCCGGATACCATCCGGCGGAACCGGGATCTGGCCGCCAAGGGCTTGCTGTTCATCGGAACCGGAGTATCCGGCGGCGAGGAAGGCGCCCTCAAGGGCCCGAGCATCATGCCCGGCGGCCAGCCCGAGGCTTACGCCCTGATCGAACCGGTCCTGACCGCGATTGCCGCCAAGGCCACGCAGGACGGTAAGCCGTGCTGCACCTACGTCGGACCGGACGGTGCTGGCCACTACGTCAAGATGGTTCACAACGGCATCGAGTACGGCGACATGCAGCTGATCTGCGAGGCCTACTACATCCTCAAGACGGCGTTGGGGCTCGAGGCCAACGCCCTGCACGAGATCTTCAGGAAGTGGAACGAAGGCGACCTGAGCAGCTACCTCATCGAGATCACCGCCGACATCTTCAAAAAGAAGGACGATCGCAAGGAGACCGGCAAGCCCCTGGTCGAGCAGATCCTGGACAAGGCCGGCCAGAAGGGCACCGGCAAGTGGACCAGCGAGTCGGCCCTCACTCTGGGGGTGCCCGCTCCGACCATCGCCGAGGCCGTCTTTGCTCGGTGCATTTCGGCGATCAAGGAGGAACGCGTCGCGGCCAAGAAGGTGCTCAAGGGACCATCGGCCCGTTACAGCGGCGACAAAGAGGCCTTCATCCAGGCCATCCACGACGCCCTTTATGCCTCCAAGATCTGCTCATATGCCCAGGGCTTCCAGCTCATGCGCGCGGCTAGCCACGAATACCAGTGGTCGCTCAAGTACGGCGAGATCGCGATGATCTGGCGCGGCGGGTGCATTATCCGGGCCCACTTCCTCAACCGCATCAAGGAAGCCTACGACCGCAACCCGGACCTGGCCAACCTGCTGCTCGATCCGTACTTCAAGGACATCATCGAACGGAGCCAGAAGAGCTGGCGCAAGGTGGTGGCCACGGCCGCGGAGCGAGGCATTCCGGTTCCGGCGTTCGCGTCCGCCCTGGCCTACTTCGATAGCTACCGTCGAGACCGTCTGCCGGCCAACCTGCTGCAGGCCCAGCGCGACTACTTTGGGGCCCACACCTACGAGCGGGTGGACATGCCCGGCGTGTTCCACAGCCAGTGGGTGTGA
- a CDS encoding ABC-2 family transporter protein, whose product MTVLRVILSAMPAYLRASMQGMFQYRGELILWALWGVVYPTVAMVAWQAAARDPIEGNTIKGYGAQEFATYFLLTMVIGHLCTAWDMFEIGYLIQSGKMSTKLLRPILPIWESISDNLAYKVLTLVILLPLWLLVALWARPRFDVSGMQALLGVMAIGLGAALNYIFNYALAMLAFWITRTDGLGQLWFGMSLFFGGRLAPVTIMPSPMQPLISMMPFKWIIWFPSAALMGQLSEREILIGLVCQFAWLAAGLVLFRILWRAGVKRFTAVGI is encoded by the coding sequence GTGACCGTCCTGCGGGTTATCCTGTCAGCCATGCCGGCCTACCTGCGGGCCTCGATGCAGGGCATGTTCCAGTACCGGGGCGAGCTGATCCTCTGGGCCCTCTGGGGTGTGGTTTATCCCACTGTGGCGATGGTTGCCTGGCAGGCCGCGGCTCGCGATCCGATCGAGGGAAATACCATCAAGGGCTACGGGGCCCAGGAGTTCGCGACCTACTTCCTGTTGACCATGGTCATTGGGCACCTGTGTACCGCGTGGGACATGTTCGAGATTGGCTACCTCATCCAGAGCGGCAAGATGTCCACCAAGCTTCTCCGGCCGATCCTGCCGATCTGGGAGAGCATCTCGGACAACCTGGCCTACAAGGTTTTGACCCTGGTGATCCTCCTGCCGCTGTGGTTGCTGGTTGCCCTGTGGGCCCGGCCGCGCTTCGACGTGAGCGGCATGCAGGCCCTGCTCGGGGTGATGGCCATCGGCCTCGGCGCGGCCCTGAATTACATCTTCAACTATGCCCTCGCCATGCTGGCTTTCTGGATTACCCGGACTGATGGGCTGGGCCAGTTGTGGTTTGGCATGAGTCTGTTTTTCGGCGGCCGGTTGGCCCCGGTGACGATCATGCCGTCACCGATGCAGCCGCTGATCTCTATGATGCCCTTCAAGTGGATCATCTGGTTCCCCAGCGCGGCCCTGATGGGCCAGCTCTCCGAGCGCGAGATCCTCATCGGCCTCGTCTGCCAGTTCGCCTGGCTCGCCGCCGGCCTGGTTCTCTTCCGCATTCTCTGGCGGGCCGGTGTCAAGCGCTTTACCGCCGTGGGGATCTGA